One region of Primulina tabacum isolate GXHZ01 chromosome 1, ASM2559414v2, whole genome shotgun sequence genomic DNA includes:
- the LOC142546571 gene encoding kinesin-like protein KIN-13B: MNAVGRQRSGASGAHHQRQYSENFLETSSNGRWLQSAGLQHQQSSNNAVPPIQDFGYFNGGGQDSRMYRSVQGQRTYGGGSDFLSEPLTPPGYPRQRKNGEEPVSLNEYSPGLLDLHSFDTELLSEMPVPGLYDVPSMNHISRGRSFDDADAYFGNIKQAGKTRGLEESNVLKSLSADNVKASNVAKIKVVVRKRPINKKELAKNEEDIIETFSNSLVVHETKFKVDLTEYLEKHEFVFDAVLDEEVSNDELYRETVEPIVPIIFQRTKATCFAYGQTGSGKTYTMKPLPLKAVRDILRLMHHTYKNQGFQLFVSFFEIYGGKLFDLLSDRKKLCMREDGKQQVCIVGLQEYRVSDVETVKELIERGNATRSTGTTGANEESSRSHAILQLSVKRSADVSETKPARVVGKLSFIDLAGSERGADTTDNDKQTRMEGAEINKSLLALKECIRALDNDQGHIPFRGSKLTEVLRDSFVGNSRTVMISCVSPNAGSCEHTLNTLRYADRVKSLSKGNSKRDVLSSTANLKESTTQPLSSIMPPTSTFEDEAGDSWLEQTEKDEYEEDLYEQEKPSLKNSKAESFNFATLDDKTKRANGQAKWKEPPKSEMTYSNSDDDLDALLKEEEDLVNAHRRQVEETMDLVREEMNLLVEADQPGNQLDDYISKLNTILSQKAAGILQLQNRLALFQKRLKEHNVLVSSGY; encoded by the exons ATGAATGCTGTGGGAAGGCAAAGATCGGGTGCATCGGGGGCTCACCATCAGCGGCAGTACTCCGAAAACTTCCTCGAGACTTCCTCGAATGGACGTTGGCTGCAATCAGCTGGTCTGCAACACCAGCAGTCCTCGAACAATGCAGTTCCTCCAATTCAG GATTTTGGGTATTTCAATGGAGGGGGTCAGGATTCGAGAATGTATAGGAGTGTGCAGGGGCAGAGAACGTACGGAGGGGGAAGTGATTTTCTTTCGGAGCCATTGACGCCTCCGGGGTATCCGAGGCAGAGGAAGAATGGGGAGGAGCCAGTTTCGTTGAATGAGTATAGCCCGGGGCTCTTGGATCTGCATTCGTTCGACACTGAGTTGCTTTCGGAG ATGCCAGTTCCTGGTCTTTATGATGTGCCCTCAATGAATCATATTTCACGGGGAAGAAGCTTTGATGACGCAGATGCATATTTTGGAAACATCAAACAAGCTGGCAAAACTCGGGGCTTGGAAGAGAGCAATGTTCTGAAAAGCTTGTCTGCTGATAATGTGAAGGCAAGCAATGTTGCAAAGATTAAAGTGGTG GTCCGCAAAAGACCAATTAACAAAAAGGAATTGGCTAAGAATGAGGAGGACATTATAGAAACCTTTTCAAATTCTCTTGTGGTCCATGAGACAAAATTTAAG GTTGATTTGACCGAGTATTTGGAGAAACATGAATTTGTCTTTGATGCTGTGCTGGATGAAGAAGTTTCAAATGATGAG TTGTACCGTGAAACAGTGGAGCCTATTGTCCCCATCATTTTCCAACGTACAAAAGCAACTTGCTTTGCTTATGGGCAAACAG GAAGTGGCAAAACATATACAATGAAACCACTGCCGCTCAAAGCTGTAAGGGATATCTTGAGGCTCATGCATCACACTTACAAGAACCAAGGCTTTCAACTATTTGTCAGTTTCTTTGAGATATATGGAGGAAAACTCTTTGATCTGCTCAGTGATAGAAA AAAACTTTGCATGAGAGAGGATGGGAAGCAACAAGTGTGTATTGTTGGCTTGCAAGAGTATCGAGTTTCAGATGTGGAGACAGTCAAGGAACTTATTGAGCGAGGAAATGCAACAAGAAGTACCGGCACCACAGGTGCAAACGAAGAATCATCTAGATCACATGCCATTCTTCAGCTTTCTGTTAAGAGGTCAGCTGATGTCAGTGAAACCAAACCTGCTCGGGTTGTTGGCAAACTCTCCTTCATTGACCTTGCTGGAAGCGAACGGGGTGCAGATACAACTGATAATGATAAGCAGACCAG AATGGAAGGGGCTGAGATAAATAAAAGTTTGCTAGCATTGAAGGAGTGTATTAGAGCACTTGACAATGATCAAGGCCACATTCCATTTCGAGGCAGTAAATTGACAGAAGTTTTAAGGGATTCATTTGTTGGAAATTCTCGCACTGTAATGATTTCCTGTGTCTCACCAAATGCAGGATCTTGTGAACATACATTGAATACATTACGATATGCAGATAG GGTGAAGAGCCTTTCAAAAGGCAACTCCAAAAGAGATGTTTTATCTTCAACTGCAAATCTGAAGGAGTCAACAACACAACCTTTATCTTCAATCATGCCACCAACATCAACTTTTGAAGATGAAGCAGGTGATTCATGGCTTGAACAAACTGAGAAGGATGAATATGAAGAAGATTTATATGAGCAAGAGAAGCCGTCATTGAAGAACTCGAAAGCTGAGTCATTCAACTTCGCAACTTTGGATGATAAAACAAAGAGAGCTAATGGCCAGGCGAAGTGGAAGGAGCCACCTAAATCAGAAATGACTTATTCAAATTCAGATGACGATCTAGATGCTCTATTGAAG GAAGAGGAAGATCTTGTCAATGCTCACAGGAGACAAGTGGAGGAAACAATGGATCTTGTTAGAGAG GAGATGAATCTATTGGTTGAGGCAGATCAACCAGGAAATCAACTGGATGACTATATCTCCAAATTAAACACAATCCTATCCCAGAAAGCTGCTGGTATCTTACAGTTACAGAATCGCTTGGCTCTATTCCAAAAACGCTTGAAGGAACACAATGTTCTCGTGTCATCTGGCTATTAG
- the LOC142546589 gene encoding uncharacterized protein LOC142546589, which yields MALLQLSLSLSSKIPAMTPVSSPCLTSTSCETGAKTMVSVSLPPPLIGFRRFRFPVLRRGIRRSLVVGMAPKEEKMTRRSPLDFPIEWDRPKPGRRPDIFPQFSPMKTPLPSPMPADPPEEDDEEEEEKTEEEEEDPVKENPEEPEQL from the exons ATGGCGTTGCTCCAATTATCCCTCTCTTTATCAAGCAAAATCCCGGCTATGACGCCGGTGTCGTCTCCATGTCTTACTTCAACCTCATGCGAAACGGGGGCAAAGACAATGGTGTCTGTTTCTCTTCCTCCGCCTTTGATTGGTTTCAGGAGATTTCGCTTTCCGGTATTGAGGCGAGGAATTCGAAGGTCATTGGTTGTGGGTATGGCTCCGAAAGAAGAGAAGATGACTCGACGCTCTCCTCTCGATTTTCCTATC GAGTGGGATAGGCCAAAGCCTGGAAGGAGACCCGACATATTCCCCCAGTTCAGCCCAATGAAAACTCCATTGCCATCACCAATGCCGGCCGATCCGCCTGAAGAAGACgatgaagaggaagaagaaaagacAGAGGAAGAGGAGGAAGATCCTGTTAAAGAGAATCCAGAAGAGCCCGAACAGCTGTAA
- the LOC142546577 gene encoding trihelix transcription factor ENAP1-like — MDDEDEASYHPNAFGAINKKFSTKNVNTSPGHPFVEDDDDDNEVENRDSEGEEDDNDNEDDVDGGNGVKRIDPDDYENDEDDHEDDDYNGLQKYPKKRKIKTLSSYEFAPRVAKPTHGGRNSPTEWTEKETFILLNVWGDRFLKQGKKSLRSEEWQEVADMVSHESKSERTNAQCRNRLDTLKKKYKKEKIKSGEGECSTCDWVYFKKMDMLLSSHAQQAGLSCGVDSGEYVFMNPKVYLNRANGLDEMRDSPGNSESSKGEEHESDNHLLPKKMKSAKYRRSGASVKLLADSILKFSEIYERIENSKRQQLVELENMRMEFHRDLELQRRQILEKTQAEIAKIHHREDEGNENGSG, encoded by the coding sequence ATGGATGATGAGGATGAAGCAAGCTACCATCCCAATGCTTTTGGTGcaataaataagaaattttcTACAAAAAATGTCAACACTTCTCCTGGTCATCCGTTTGTTGAGGATGACGATGATGATAATGAGGTGGAGAATAGAGATAGTGAAGGAGAAGAAGATGAcaatgataatgaagatgatGTTGATGGAGGGAATGGTGTTAAAAGGATCGACCCAGATGATTATGAAAATGACGAAGATGATCATGAAGACGATGATTATAACGGCTTACAGAAGTACCCAAAGAAAAGGAAGATAAAGACCTTGTCGAGTTATGAATTTGCGCCTAGAGTAGCAAAACCAACTCATGGTGGACGTAATTCACCTACAGAATGGACGGAAAAGGAGACTTTTATCTTGCTTAATGTTTGGGGTGATAGGTTTCTCAAACAGGGGAAAAAAAGTCTTCGCTCTGAAGAGTGGCAAGAAGTTGCCGACATGGTTTCTCATGAGTCAAAAAGTGAAAGAACCAATGCTCAGTGTCGGAATCGTTTGGATACGTTGAAGAAGAAGTACAAAAAGGAGAAGATAAAGTCGGGAGAGGGTGAATGTTCAACTTGTGATTGGGTGTACTTCAAGAAGATGGATATGCTATTATCATCACATGCACAACAAGCTGGTCTTTCTTGTGGTGTCGACTCGGGAGAATATGTTTTCATGAACCCTAAAGTTTATCTGAATCGCGCGAATGGGTTGGATGAGATGAGGGATAGCCCTGGAAATTCAGAATCCTCCAAGGGTGAGGAACATGAATCGGACAACCATCTTCTgcccaagaaaatgaagagtgCAAAATACAGGCGAAGTGGAGCTTCTGTAAAACTGCTTGCTGATTCTATTTTGAAGTTCAGTGAGATTTATGAAAGGATCGAGAATAGTAAGAGGCAGCAATTGGTAGAGCTGGAGAATATGAGGATGGAGTTCCATAGAGATTTGGAATTGCAGAGGAGGCAGATTCTTGAGAAAACTCAAGCTGAAATTGCGAAGATACACCATCGAGAAGATGAAGGAAATGAGAATGGCAGCGGTTGA
- the LOC142519350 gene encoding mitochondrial arginine transporter BAC2-like, which yields MDFWPEYLASSWGREFVAGGFGGTAGVITGYPLDTLRILQQQSGKTGSAFSILRRVVATDGPSALYRGMAAPFASVTFQNAIAFQTYAMLSRVLDPNIAADDPPSYRAVALGGIGTGAVQSLLLSPVELIKIRLQLQQQTNQTTSQSSIQKGPIDVAKFIFKTEGWRGLYRGLTITVLRDAPAHGVYFWTYEYMREQLHPGCRKNGQEPFGTMLLAGGLAGVASWIGSYPLDVIKTRIQSQSLPLRYSGIVDCFTRIVRDEGYNVLWRGLGTAVTRAFIVNGAIFTAYEVALRCLFHDNGT from the exons ATGGATTTTTGGCCAGAGTATCTAGCGAGCAGTTGGGGCAGAGAATTTGTGGCAGGCGGGTTTGGCGGCACCGCCGGTGTTATCACGGGCTATCCGCTAGATACGCTGAGAATTCTGCAGCAGCAATCAGGCAAAACTGGGTCGGCTTTCAGCATTCTCCGCCGCGTGGTTGCGACTGATGGCCCCTCCGCTCTGTACCGGGGAATGGCGGCTCCGTTTGCTTCTGTCACTTTCCAG AATGCCATCGCTTTCCAGACATATGCCATGCTATCTAGAGTACTAGACCCAAACATCGCTGCAGATGATCCACCCTCATACAGAGCAGTTGCTCTCGGAGGAATCGGCACAGGAGCTGTACAAAGCCTGCTTCTCAGCCCTGTCGAGTTGATAAAAATACGTCTACAGCTGCAGCAGCAAACCAACCAAACAACCAGTCAATCGAGTATCCAAAAGGGTCCAATAGACGTCgccaaattcatattcaaaacGGAAGGTTGGAGAGGGCTATACCGCGGTTTAACCATCACTGTTCTGAGAGATGCACCCGCTCACGGTGTGTACTTTTGGACATACGAGTATATGAGAGAACAACTCCATCCAGGATGCCGGAAGAACGGTCAAGAACCATTTGGAACCATGCTTCTGGCAGGTGGTCTTGCGGGAGTGGCTAGTTGGATCGGTTCCTACCCTTTAGATGTGATCAAAACGAGAATCCAATCACAGTCGTTGCCTTTGAGATATTCCGGGATCGTCGATTGCTTTACGCGAATTGTGAGAGATGAAGGGTATAATGTGCTCTGGAGAGGTTTAGGTACCGCTGTTACTAGAGCATTTATCGTGAATGGGGCCATTTTTACTGCATATGAGGTAGCTCTCAGGTGCTTGTTTCACGACAATGGTACTTGA